A stretch of Dyella sp. BiH032 DNA encodes these proteins:
- a CDS encoding lipocalin-like domain-containing protein gives MTLRKTLLLASLALAASFALGAKEAHPMTTPVAAIEGTWALDFADVQHSDGTRAHDYGDAPKGVMQVDAQGHYTIFIFNGSRPKFAANDKGQGTPEEIRAALMGTSSHYGTVEMDPAKHTLTFHIEGSTFPNWEGTTQVRSYMLSGDRLSYKVPPRPNGDIPLTGWKRLPR, from the coding sequence ATGACGTTACGCAAAACGCTTCTGCTCGCCAGCCTGGCCCTCGCCGCCAGCTTCGCCCTCGGCGCCAAGGAGGCTCACCCCATGACGACGCCGGTCGCCGCCATCGAAGGCACCTGGGCACTGGATTTCGCGGACGTGCAACACTCCGACGGCACGCGCGCGCACGATTACGGCGATGCGCCCAAGGGCGTGATGCAGGTCGACGCCCAGGGGCATTACACGATCTTCATCTTCAACGGCTCCCGGCCGAAGTTCGCCGCGAACGACAAGGGCCAGGGCACGCCGGAGGAGATCCGCGCCGCCTTGATGGGCACCAGCTCGCACTACGGCACCGTCGAGATGGATCCGGCGAAACACACACTGACCTTCCACATCGAAGGCTCCACCTTCCCCAACTGGGAAGGCACCACCCAGGTGCGCAGCTACATGCTCAGCGGCGACCGGCTGAGCTACAAGGTGCCACCACGGCCGAACGGCGACATCCCGTTGACGGGATGGAAGCGGTTGCCGCGCTGA
- a CDS encoding carboxylesterase family protein, which yields MFKATTHPRRMFLGLAIALATSPLLASDAAPSAEVATGRLSGIHDAGTGLNAFKGIPYAAPPVGPLRWKPPQPAVAWKDVRKADHFGPRCMQRPIFSDMVFRSDGMSEDCLYLNVWTPADGAGKKLPVLVYFYGGGFIGGDGSESRYDGAALARRGIVTVTVNYRLDVFGFLATPALAAESPRHAAGNYGLLDQHAALEWVKRNIAAFGGDPEQVTIGGESAGSMSVSAQMASPLSKGLMQRAIGESGSMLGNLNPTPLAQAMREGDDFQRRVGAHSLKELRAMSAQTLLDAAGQQGVPEFRPDVDGYFFPRLPKDIYAAGEQAHIPLLLGANSQEGSYLNLLGKDQAPTPANYRAAVQKLYGKHAGEALKLYPGETEEQVKASGTALAGDRFIAFSTWAWMRAHRQTGKSPVYYYYFTQARPAKRDGSAGPDAGAVHSGEIEYALGNLPGNTVYAWTDTDRRVSELTQAYWAQFIKTGDPNGPGLPHWPVATDQDGGLSRQVIGADTRTIVDRDAARYEFLQRIEGNDHL from the coding sequence ATGTTCAAAGCCACCACGCATCCGCGCCGCATGTTCCTCGGGCTGGCCATCGCCCTGGCCACCTCGCCGCTTCTGGCGTCGGATGCCGCGCCGTCGGCGGAAGTCGCCACGGGGCGCCTGTCCGGCATCCACGACGCCGGCACCGGCTTGAACGCGTTCAAGGGCATCCCGTATGCCGCCCCGCCGGTGGGGCCGCTGCGCTGGAAGCCGCCGCAGCCTGCCGTGGCCTGGAAGGACGTGCGCAAGGCCGACCACTTCGGTCCGCGCTGCATGCAGCGCCCGATCTTCAGCGACATGGTGTTCCGCTCCGACGGCATGAGCGAGGACTGCCTCTATCTCAACGTCTGGACGCCTGCCGACGGCGCGGGAAAGAAGCTGCCCGTGCTGGTGTACTTCTATGGCGGCGGCTTCATCGGCGGCGACGGCTCGGAGTCGCGTTACGACGGCGCCGCCCTTGCCCGGCGCGGCATCGTGACGGTCACGGTCAACTATCGGCTGGACGTCTTCGGCTTTCTCGCCACCCCCGCGCTCGCCGCCGAATCGCCGCGGCATGCCGCCGGCAACTACGGCCTGCTCGACCAGCATGCGGCGCTGGAATGGGTGAAGCGCAATATCGCCGCGTTCGGCGGCGATCCGGAGCAGGTCACCATCGGCGGCGAATCGGCGGGCTCCATGTCGGTCTCGGCGCAGATGGCCTCGCCCCTGTCGAAGGGACTGATGCAGCGCGCCATCGGCGAGAGCGGCTCGATGCTCGGCAACCTCAACCCGACACCGCTGGCCCAGGCCATGCGCGAAGGCGACGACTTCCAGCGCCGGGTCGGCGCGCATTCGCTGAAGGAGCTGCGTGCGATGAGCGCGCAGACGCTGCTCGATGCCGCGGGCCAGCAGGGCGTGCCCGAATTCCGCCCGGATGTCGACGGCTATTTCTTCCCTCGCCTGCCCAAGGACATCTACGCGGCCGGCGAACAGGCGCACATTCCTTTGCTGCTGGGCGCGAACTCGCAGGAAGGCAGCTACCTCAACCTGCTCGGGAAGGACCAGGCGCCGACGCCCGCCAACTATCGCGCCGCCGTGCAGAAGCTCTATGGCAAGCATGCCGGCGAGGCGCTCAAGCTCTATCCGGGCGAAACCGAAGAACAAGTCAAGGCTTCCGGCACGGCGCTCGCGGGCGACCGCTTCATTGCGTTCTCGACCTGGGCATGGATGCGCGCGCATCGCCAGACCGGCAAGTCGCCGGTCTATTACTACTATTTCACTCAGGCGCGCCCGGCCAAGCGCGACGGCAGCGCCGGCCCGGACGCCGGTGCGGTGCACAGCGGCGAGATCGAATACGCGCTGGGCAACCTGCCCGGCAATACCGTGTATGCCTGGACCGACACCGATCGCCGCGTCTCCGAACTCACGCAGGCTTACTGGGCGCAATTCATCAAGACGGGCGATCCGAACGGCCCCGGGCTGCCGCACTGGCCGGTGGCGACGGACCAGGACGGAGGGTTGTCGCGCCAGGTGATTGGCGCGGATACACGGACCATCGTCGATCGCGACGCGGCGCGTTATGAGTTCCTGCAACGCATCGAGGGCAACGACCACCTTTGA